In one window of Branchiostoma lanceolatum isolate klBraLanc5 chromosome 15, klBraLanc5.hap2, whole genome shotgun sequence DNA:
- the LOC136420286 gene encoding uncharacterized protein gives MGGLSPTRTSLALLWGLCCCLSGAFATTGLWLARQSSWVVDSSGTPWVNNGVTYDAAKALDGNTGTYWNPQSDQNFNNWYIVLDFAWSQTLTRIAVTNYGDTVHDVAAFTLQKSQIGSPYDWEDVVSVTNVQGGTDQRQEFGRFQETARYWRFLITRTHTGWQPWLTELNLYGFSSVINAALDKTAFQTSTLHGTEGVAGLAVDGFTNTHVYGGIGSCTHTQEEANPSWWVDLGQSYMIGRVVIFNRQDCCSERINPFNIHIGDSDQVNENPKCGGDHEIDVNQPSVSIPCPEMEGRYVGVRLAGPSRVLTLCEVQLFTDCQGGDGASYRGTVSVTKFGLTCQRWDSQAPHEHDKTPASYPSSGLEENYCRNPDGEPGVWCFTTSIMRWAFCDVPVCVEVNQVICPNGTIMDETRVCDGRDDCGDNTDELQYCCEKQHTISCSNGNCILPRQVCDRNSDCEDGSDELYCPLSTCDNGALFYPATRCDGRDDCGDNSDEENCGRSPERHTRICNLTIDQSRSQALR, from the exons GTTTGTGGCTGGCACGGCAATCATCATGGGTTGTGGACTCCTCCGGCACACCGTGGGTCAACAACGGGGTGACATATGATGCCGCAAAAGCCTTGGATGGCAACACTGGGACCTACTGGAACCCTCAAAGCGATCAAAACTTcaacaactggtacatcgtGCTAGACTTCGCATGGTCCCAAACTCTGACCCGCATCGCAGTCACCAACTACGGAGACACCGTCCATGACGTCGCAGCCTTCACGTTGCAAAAATCACAGATTGGGAGTCCTTACGACTGGGAGGACGTCGTGTCCGTTACTAACGTGCAAGGAGGGACGGACCAGCGCCAGGAGTTTGGCAGGTTCCAGGAAACAGCGCGGTATTGGAGGTTCTTGATCACTCGGACCCACACCGGCTGGCAGCCATGGCTCACAGAACTGAACCTCTACGGATTCTCATCAG TTATCAATGCCGCCTTGGATAAGACGGCGTTCCAAACAAGCACCCTTCATGGGACGGAAGGAGTTGCCGGCCTTGCCGTAGACGGGTTCACCAATACCCACGTATATGGCGGCATTGGGTCCTGTACACACACCCAAGAAGAAGCTAATCCCAGTTGGTGGGTGGATCTCGGCCAATCGTATATGATTGGCAG GGTAGTCATCTTCAACCGCCAGGACTGTTGTTCTGAACGAATCAATcccttcaacatccacatcggggattcTGACCAGGTCAACGAGAACCCCAAGTGTGGTGGTGATCATGAAATTGACGTGAACCAGCCGTCCGTTTCCATCCCGTGTCCGGAGATGGAAGGACGATATGTGGGCGTTCGTCTCGCTGGCCCTTCCCGAGTCCTGACCCTGTGCGAAGTCCAACTTTTCACAG ACTGCCAGGGGGGAGATGGGGCGTCCTACCGAGGAACAGTATCTGTGACCAAGTTTGGCTtgacgtgtcaacgctgggacagtcaggcGCCTCATGAACACGACAAGACGCCGGCCAGCTATCCGTCATCCGGACTGGaagagaactactgccggaatccggacggtgaacccggagtttggtgcttcACAACTTCAATCATGAGATGGGCGTTCTGTGACGTACCAGTCTGTG TCGAGGTCAACCAAGTAATTTGTCCAAATGGAACCATCATGGACGAGACTCGAGTCTGTGATGGTAGGGACGACTGTGGAGACAATACAGATGAACTACAATACTGCT GTGAGAAGCAACACACAATAAGCTGCTCCAATGGAAACTGCATACTTCCACGCCAGGTTTGTGACCGTAACAGTGACTGTGAGGATGGCAGTGATGAGCTGTATTGTC CCCTTTCTACCTGTGACAATGGGGCTCTGTTCTATCCGGCTACTCGATGTGATGGTAGAGATGACTGCGGAGACAACAGTGATGAAGAGAACTGCGGTAGGTCTCCAGAGAGGCATACACGGATATGCAACCTCACAATAGACCAATCCCGAAGCCAAGCCCTCCGTTAA